A genomic window from Archaeoglobus profundus DSM 5631 includes:
- a CDS encoding UPF0146 family protein, translating to MLQIADYISKRYSGKLVEVGIGYNWIVALKLKENGFRVVATDIRHIPIKDIEFYIDDITTPRLEIYSNSSLIYSIRPPPEIVPHILRVAKEVKADVLIRPFGNEFYSGKLINYRGERFYVWRDGIET from the coding sequence GTGTTGCAGATAGCAGATTACATATCCAAGCGTTACAGCGGGAAGTTGGTTGAAGTAGGTATAGGTTACAACTGGATCGTAGCTCTAAAATTAAAAGAAAACGGCTTTAGAGTAGTTGCGACTGATATAAGGCATATTCCCATTAAGGATATTGAGTTTTACATCGATGACATAACCACACCAAGACTTGAGATTTATTCAAATTCAAGCCTCATATACTCTATAAGACCTCCACCGGAGATAGTTCCGCATATACTTAGAGTAGCTAAAGAAGTCAAAGCGGACGTTCTGATAAGGCCTTTCGGAAACGAGTTCTACAGCGGTAAGCTGATAAACTACAGGGGTGAAAGGT
- the rimI gene encoding ribosomal protein S18-alanine N-acetyltransferase has product MLGVVIREYSVKDFRDIMEIDGEAFSPRNPVYDVYIYVTYGSDLLVADIGGKVVGYIAVMDIDRETSKIVSLAVKKEFRRKGIGTKLLSTAIERCKERGKKKIILEVRVSNYPAQNLYKKMGFKIVDVIPNYYQDGEDAYLMVLDLTQSTQEAPLS; this is encoded by the coding sequence GTGTTGGGTGTGGTAATAAGGGAGTACAGCGTAAAGGACTTTAGAGATATAATGGAAATAGATGGAGAGGCTTTTTCTCCGCGAAACCCTGTTTATGACGTGTACATTTACGTGACTTACGGTAGCGACTTACTCGTTGCGGATATAGGTGGGAAAGTTGTTGGTTACATAGCAGTGATGGATATAGACAGGGAAACATCCAAGATAGTATCTTTAGCCGTTAAGAAGGAGTTCAGAAGGAAAGGAATTGGTACCAAATTACTCTCCACGGCCATAGAAAGGTGCAAAGAGAGGGGAAAAAAGAAGATAATACTTGAAGTTAGGGTATCAAACTACCCTGCTCAGAATTTGTATAAAAAAATGGGTTTCAAGATTGTTGACGTAATCCCAAACTACTATCAAGATGGTGAAGATGCTTACCTCATGGTTTTAGATCTGACTCAATCGACTCAAGAAGCTCCCTTATCTTAG
- a CDS encoding UPF0058 family protein gives MHKEEMVLLHLALFNVKRFFENAGVANGHFKLYDELGVHPVHIHKSKADHKRAILLLCKGIYEIFKDKHASELLNNPKIRELLESIESDLKP, from the coding sequence ATGCACAAGGAGGAAATGGTCTTACTGCATCTGGCTCTTTTTAATGTCAAGAGGTTCTTTGAAAACGCCGGTGTTGCAAACGGACACTTCAAGTTGTATGACGAATTGGGTGTACACCCAGTACACATCCACAAGAGCAAAGCAGATCATAAAAGAGCGATACTTCTTTTGTGTAAAGGAATATACGAGATATTTAAGGACAAGCATGCAAGCGAGCTCTTGAACAACCCTAAGATAAGGGAGCTTCTTGAGTCGATTGAGTCAGATCTAAAACCATGA
- a CDS encoding response regulator has protein sequence MKVAVRTREIEEIRKNVREFAKKQTQPFSVNDVAREFGISWTTARAILLELALEGEVEVMKTSKSYIFIPKRGDKR, from the coding sequence GTGAAAGTGGCTGTAAGAACTCGTGAAATTGAAGAGATTAGAAAAAATGTGAGAGAGTTTGCAAAAAAACAGACACAACCCTTTTCAGTAAACGATGTGGCTAGAGAATTCGGTATCTCATGGACGACAGCAAGAGCAATTCTTCTTGAATTAGCTCTTGAGGGAGAAGTCGAAGTTATGAAAACTAGCAAATCCTATATCTTTATTCCGAAAAGGGGTGATAAGAGATGA